The following are from one region of the Gossypium hirsutum isolate 1008001.06 chromosome D03, Gossypium_hirsutum_v2.1, whole genome shotgun sequence genome:
- the LOC107950235 gene encoding glutathione S-transferase U7, with translation MKWRTILSSKTMGDDEEVKVFGMWASPYSRRVELALKLKGIPYEYIEEDLSNKSALLIQHNPVHQKIPVLVHNGKSIPESLVILEYIDETWRNNPILLSQDPYDRAMARFWAKFIDEKILSTTRKVSFTTGKEQEHAIEEVTEQLKLLENEVKGKAYFGGEGIGYVDIVANFLVFWFGNLQEALGINIFSQHKFPFIFEWIQKQLKIDMVDECRIPKDKHLTYIQTRLAAFKSASK, from the exons ATGAAGTGGCGAACCATTCTCAGTTCAAAAACCATGGGGGATGATGAAGAAGTGAAGGTATTTGGGATGTGGGCAAGCCCTTACAGTCGCAGGGTTGAACTGGCCTTGAAACTAAAGGGAATACCATATGAATACATTGAAGAAGATTTATCCAACAAGAGCGCCTTGCTTATCCAACATAATCCAGTTCATCAAAAAATCCCAGTCCTTGTTCATAATGGGAAATCAATACCAGAATCACTTGTAATCTTAGAGTACATCGATGAAACCTGGAGGAACAATCCAATTCTTTTGTCTCAAGATCCTTACGATAGAGCCATGGCTCGGTTCTGGGCTAAGTTCATTGACGAAAAG ATACTGAGCACAACAAGGAAGGTTAGTTTTACCACAGGAAAGGAACAAGAGCATGCAATTGAAGAAGTAACTGAGCAGCTAAAACTGCTGGAGAATGAAGTGAAAGGGAAAGCCTATTTTGGAGGTGAGGGTATTGGATATGTTGATATCGTTGCCAATTTCTTGGTATTCTGGTTTGGAAACCTGCAAGAGGCTTTGGGAATCAATATCTTCTCGCAACACAAATTTCCATTCATATTTGAATGGATCCAAAAGCAGCTCAAGATCGATATGGTGGACGAATGCCGGATTCCCAAGGACAAACATCTCACTTACATCCAAACTCGACTCGCAGCCTTCAAGTCTGCATCCAAGTAA